The nucleotide sequence AAGTGACAGTGAGATTATGGATATGGACACAATTCCTCTGATGGGGTCAGTGAACGAATAAGGTTTCATATGGAGGCATAGTTTCTGTTTCAGAGCAAATGAAGCTTCTTATAAAATACAAGCATTGGTAGTACGTGTAATGAGTTCTTGTGCTAAATGTAATCATTCCTTTTACAGCTGTTACTTCAAACTGTATATTAAGGCAGTGGAAAACACATGTGATTCTTAATAAGCtgttaagtatattttttttctgagaggtaTCCATCTTTAGAGATCCATGTCTGTTCAACCTGATTCCAAAGTCAGTAACTCCACCTTTCTCCTTACGGGTTTCCCTGGCCTGGAACGGGAATATCCTTGGCTCTCCATTCCTTTCTCCTGTATCTATGCTATGGTACTCTTAGGGAATTGCCTGGTGTTGCATGTGATCCGGACGGAGCCCAGCTTACATGAGCCCATGTTCTACTTCCTGGCCATGTTGGCCCTCACTGACCTGTGCATGGGGCTGTCCACAGTGCACACGGTGCTCGGGATCCTGTGGGGGATCAGCCAAGAGATTGGTCTGGATGCCTGCATTGCTCAAACCTTCTTTGTTCATGGTCTATCATGCATGGAGTCTGGAGTCCTTCTTGCCATGGCCTTTGATCGCTTTACTGCCATCTGCAATCCTCTGAGATATACATCCATTCTCACCAATATGAGAATCATCACCATTGGTGTGGCCATTCTAGGGAGGAGTTTCCTGTTCATTACTGCTCCCATTGTCCGCCTAAAGTTCTTCCATTACTGCCATCCtcatatcctctcccattccttCTGCCTGCACCAAGACTTACTTCGGCTTGCTTGCTCCGACATCCGCTTCAACAGCTTCTATGCGTTAGCCCTGGTGATCTGCACGCTCTTTTTGGACTCGGTGCTCATTCTCATCTCCTACATCTCGATCCTGCATTCAGTCTTGACTATTGCATCCCGGGACGAGCGGCTCAAGTCCTTGAAGACCTGTGTCTCCCATATCTGTGCTGTTCTGGTTTTCTATATCCCAATTATTGGTTTGACTATGGTGCACCGCTTTGGAAAGCACCTCTCTCCTGTGGTCCATGTCCTCATGGGCAATATCTATATCCTTTTCCCACCCTTGATGAACCCTATCATCTACAGTGTCAAAACCCAACAAATACGTAGCAGGATCCAGAGATGGTTCACTAAACAAAACTGAGTACTAGAAGTTAGTGTGTTCTAAGGAAGGGAAGGTCGTATTTGCAAGAGGAATGACTGATAATGATTTGtagcagaaataataaatgtatatgtaatatttaaCAGATTAAAGGCATATTTATAGTCATTTCTTAATTTAGTTTTCCAGAGCCGGAGAAATAAGCAGAGAAACTGTTACTGATctcatttcctaattttaaaattaagtacaaCGTTAACTACAGTGACTTGTGTTCCCCAGTGTATCAGTGAGCACTTGCCTGGGTAGTTACTGAGTTTACGGTACCATCCATGCTTTTTGAATTCTAGTTCagcatgtggttttatttttcatagaactgGTATATCGGTACGTTCACTTGTATAGG is from Neofelis nebulosa isolate mNeoNeb1 chromosome 10, mNeoNeb1.pri, whole genome shotgun sequence and encodes:
- the LOC131488635 gene encoding olfactory receptor 51V1-like, whose translation is MFIKSRGISMSVQPDSKVSNSTFLLTGFPGLEREYPWLSIPFSCIYAMVLLGNCLVLHVIRTEPSLHEPMFYFLAMLALTDLCMGLSTVHTVLGILWGISQEIGLDACIAQTFFVHGLSCMESGVLLAMAFDRFTAICNPLRYTSILTNMRIITIGVAILGRSFLFITAPIVRLKFFHYCHPHILSHSFCLHQDLLRLACSDIRFNSFYALALVICTLFLDSVLILISYISILHSVLTIASRDERLKSLKTCVSHICAVLVFYIPIIGLTMVHRFGKHLSPVVHVLMGNIYILFPPLMNPIIYSVKTQQIRSRIQRWFTKQN